Below is a genomic region from Halostella litorea.
GCGTCACCGAGGACGGGGAGACGCTGCTGTCGGTGCTGGAACTGCGCGACTCGATCATGCGCGACGTGTCGAAGGTCGCCGCCTACGCCCGGATGCGGCGGGATGAGGACACCCGCGACCAGGAGTACCAGGCGCTGACCGCCCGCGCCCAGTCGCTCCACGCCGACGCCGCCAGCGCGGCGAGCTTCATCGAGCCGGAGATACAGGACCGCACCCGCGAGGAACTGACGGAGATGGTCGAGGCGACCGAGGGGCTGGAGACGTACGACCACTACATCGACGACGCCCTGCGGATGAAAGCGCACACCCGCTCGGCCGAGGTCGAGGAGCTGCTGGCCGAACTGGGCGAGGTGACCCACGGCACGGGCGAGGTGTACAACATGCTCACCAACGCCGACATGGAGTTCCCGACGGTCGAGGACCCCGACGGGGACGCCGTCGAGATCAGCCTGAGCAACTTCACCACCCTCCAGAAGCGCCAGGACCGCGAGTTCCGCCGCGAGGTGTACGAACAGTTCTACGACGAGTGGGCGACCGTGCGCAACGCCGTCGGCACGGCCTACAAGAACAGCGTGAAGGCAGACGTAAAGGAGGCGCAGGCGCGGGACTACGACACCGCCCGCGAGGCGGCGCTCGACGGCCCCAACATCCCCGAGGACGTGTACGACAACCTCGTCGACACGGCCCGGGACAACCTCGACACGCTCCACCGCCACGCCGACCTGAAACGCGAGGCGCTCGGCGTCGACGAGCTCCGGATGTGGGACCTGTACATGCCCATGACCGAGAGCGAGAGCCCCGAGGTCACCTACGAGGAAGCCAAGGAGCACGTCGTCGAGGCCGTCGCCGCGCTCGGCGACGACTACCAGTCCCGCGTCGCGGAGGGGCTCGAATCGCGCTGGGTCGACGTGTACGAAAACCGCGGCAAGCAGGCCGGCGCGTACTCCGGCGGCACGTATGACACCCAGCCGTTTATCCTGATGAACTACCAGGACGACATCTCCTCGATGTACACGCTGGCCCACGAGCTGGGCCACTCGCTGCACTCCCAGTACACCAGCGAGGAGCAGCCCTACGTGTACAGCGACTACGAGATATTCGTGGCCGAGGTGGCAAGCACCGTCAACGAGGCGCTGCTCACCCACCACCTGCTGGACACCGTCGAGGACCCCGAGTTCCGCCGGCACGTCCTGAACGAGTACCTCGAACGGTTCCGCTCGACGCTGTACCGCCAGACGATGTTCGCGGACTTCGAGCACCGCGTCCACCAGCTGGAGGAAAACGACGAGGCGATCACCGCAGACCGGCTCGACGAGCTGTACGGCGACCTGAAGTCGGAGTTCTACGAGCCGGCCGTCGTCGACGACCGGATCGCCCGCGAGTGGATGCGCATCCCGCACTTCTACCGGGCGTACTACGTGTTCCAGTACAGCACCGGCATCAGCGCCGCCGTCGCGCTCGCGCAGGGCATCCTCGAGGAGGGCGAGCCCGCGGCCGAGCGCTACATCGAGTTCCTCAAGCGCGGCTCCCGGGAGTACCCGCTCGAACTGCTCCGGCACGCCGGCGTCGACATGAGCTCGCCCGAGCCGGTCCAGCGCGCGCTCGACGAGTACGACGAGCATCTCGACGAGATGGCGGAGCTGATCTGAGGCGCTGAGCCGCCGTCGTGGCCGACAGCCCGCGATAGGCGGCGGCGATCCCGGGGGTCGGCCCGTATCGCCCGCGACCCAAAGGCACATTTACGCAGCGTTTCTTAACCGTGTATAACCGATGTCACGCAGCCCCTCGCTCCCGGACAGGCCGCGGCTCGAGCTCGACCCCGAGATGTCCGACGAGGAGCGTCTGGAAGCGCTCCGCGAACATTTCGCCGAGATCGTCGAGGTCCACGACGAACTCACCGAACAGCTGGACGCCGCCGACGACCGCCGGGCGGAGCTCAAAGGCGAGGTCGACCGGCTCGAACGCGAAAACGAGACGCTGAAGACCTCCTCGCTGTACGTCGCCACCGTCGAGGAGGTGTCCGACGGCGAGGTCGTCGTCAAGCAACACGGCAACAACCAGGAGGTGCTGACCGAGGTCTCCTCGCGGATGGGGGAGCGACTGGAGGCGGGCGACCGCGTGGCCGTCAACGACTCCTTCAGCGTCCAGACGATCCTCGACAACGAGACCGACGCCCGCGCCCAGGCGATGGAGATAGACGACAGCCCCACGGTCCGCTACGAGGACATCGGCGGCATCGACGAGCAGGTCCGCGAGGTCCGCGAGGCCGTCGAGGAGCCGCTCATCAATCCCGGGAAGTTCGCCGAGGCCGGCATCGAGCCGCCAAGCGGCGTCCTCCTGCACGGCCCGCCCGGGACGGGGAAGACGATGCTGGCGAAGGCCGTCGCCAACGAGACCGACGCGACGTTCATCAAGATGGCCGGCTCCGAACTCGTCCGGAAGTTCATCGGCGAGGGGTCGCGGCTCGTCCGCGACCTGTTCGAACTGGCGGCCGAGCGCCAGCCCGCGATCATCTTCGTCGACGAGATAGACGCCATCGCGGCAAAGCGCACGGAGTCGAAGACCTCCGGCGACGCCGAGGTCCAGCGCACGATGATGCAGTTGCTCTCGGAGATGGACGGCTTCGACGACCGCGGGAACATCCGCATCATCGCGGCGACGAACCGCTTCGACATGCTCGACCGCGCGATCCTCCGGCCCGGCCGCTTCGACCGCCTCATCGAGGTGCCCGAGCCCGACCACGAGGGGCGCGTCCAGATCCTGCGGATCCACACCCGCGACATGAACACGGCCGATAGCGTCGACTTCGACGCGCTGGCCGACCGCACCGAGGGGTACAGCGGCGCGGAGATCGAGTCGCTCACCACCGAGGCCGGCATGTTTGCCATCCGCGACGGCCGCACCGAGGTCCGGATGACCGACTTCGAGGAGGCCCTCGACAAGATCGAGGACGACGACGGCGCGGGCGACACCGTGACGAGCGGCGGCTACCCCGACTACGCGTACTGACGGCCCCGTTCAGTCGGGGTCCGCGACCGCGAGCGAGCACCCCCACGTGAACGATCCCCCTTCCTCCGTCCCGGCCCCCGCCGGCCGGAGCGCGACCGCCCCGGCCCGGTAACCGCCGCATTCTTTTCCCGGGGGTCGTCCTACGCCGGCCATGGCACAGCGGACGGACGCCACGCTGTCGATGAACCGCGAGGAACTCGGCAACTACCTGAAGCGACTGGGCGACGAGATCGACGGGGAGGGCGACATCACGGTCCCGGTCGACAACCGCCGGGTCCGGCTCCACCCCTCGGAGGCGATCACCTGCGACGTCGAGGTGGTCGAGCGCTCGTCGCTGCTGCGCGGGAGCAAGGAGACGGTCTCGCTCGAACTGAGCTGGAAGCCGAAACGGGAGGGGACGTAGCGGCCGCCGGCGGCCGGCTCAGCGGACGACGGTCACCGGCACCGGCGAGCGTCGGATCACGGCCTCGGCGACGCTGCCGACCAGAATGCGCGTCACGCCGGAGCGCCCGTGGCTCCCCGTGACGATGTGGTCGATCCCCTCGTTCTCGGCGTACTCGACGATGGCGTTGGCGGGGCCGCCCACCTCAATGGCGCTCTCGACGTCGACGCCGGCCGCCTCGGCGCGGTCGACGGCTGATTCGAGTATCTCGGCGGCGTTCGCGCGGGCCTCCTCGTACCACTCCTCGGGGTAGCTCGGCGTCGTCGCGCGCCCCCCGTACCCGGCCTCGCCGGGGTCGATGGCGTACAGTACGACGAGTTCGTCGTCCGCATGTTCCTCCAGCGCGTAGTCGAGCGCGTCCTCGGCCTGGGGCGAGCCATCGTACGCCACGAGAATCCGCTTTCCCATGGCCGACGATATCACCGCGCGCGGTTAAAATCCCCGACACCGACCACGTCCCGCCCCGGCACGGCGAGCAGGGGAGCCAGCGGGGACGGATGGCCCGCGCGGCGCTACTCGCGGCCGTGTTTCGTCACGCACGTCGACAGCCCGATCAGTTCGACCGGCTCGGAGTTGTCCGGCGAGTAGACGACCATCTGCCCCTTCTCCATGTACGGCACCTTCCCCTCAAGGTTCGACGGGATGTTCACCGAGGAGATGGCGTCCTCGTCGCCGAGGTTGAGCACGACCGTCGTGTTGATCTGCTTGAACACGGGGTCGGCCACGTCCTGGGGGTCCTGCGTGATGAGAAAGAGGCCGAGGCGCTCCTTGCGGCCCTGCTTCGCCGCCTCGGTGAACTTGCCGATCACCTTCCGGGCCTGCACGCTGTCGGCGTCCGTGAGGAAGTTGTGGGCCTCGTCCATCCCCACCACGAGGGGCGTCTCCTTGATGCGGTCGTACGTCGGCGCGTTCGACAGTTTCTGGTCGATGAGCAGACTCGATACCGCCAGCACGACCACCTCCGTCGCCCGGGTGTCGTTGATGTGGTACGTCGGGACGACGCTCAGGCCGCCGGGCCGGACGAGTTCGGACACGAGTTCCGTGATCGGCGGGGCGTCGCAGTCGAACACGTTCCCGAACCCGCGGACCCGCCGCGTCACCGCGTCGAACGTCGCCTCGTGGACGCGCCCGCTCTCGTGGAGTTCCTCGCGCAGCGCCGGGTCGTCGAGGTAGGAGAGGAACCCCTCGTACGTACCGCCGTCGCCGTACTGCCGGAAGAAGCGGTCGACGAGCACGTCCAGGGCGTTGAACTGGTTGTCGTTGAGCCGGCCGCCGGCGATGAGCCAGCGGTTCGACCGGACCATCGAGAACGGTATCGTGAACTCCACCTGCTCGGCGCGGTGGTGGTCCGCGCCGTAGCTCGTCCCGTCGACGACCGGCACCAGCGCCTTCGTGTCGTCGTGGCCGCCGTGGGCGACCCCCTCCCGCTCGAAGCGGCGGCGGTCGTCGTCGGTCATCGCGGGGTTGTCGTCGTGCATCTGGGCGTACTCGTCCTGCGGGTCGAACTGCACGACTGCGGCGCGGGCCTGCCGCCCGTCGTCCATGTCGTAGGTGCGGTCCTCGGCGAGGAACTGCCGGAGGGCGTTCTTCGAGGCGTGGGTCTTGCCCGACCCCGTCCCGCCCGCGACCAGTGTGTGCCGGAAGACGAGCGGGTCGCCGTCCTCGTAGTCGTCCTTCAGCCGGTAGTCTATCGTCGGCGGCTCGGCCGCGGTGCGGACCTTCTCGCCGCCGACGGAGAGGTGGCCCAGGAACACGCCGTCGTCGGGCATCTTCAGCCCCGTCTTGATCTCCGAGGCGTCGTCGGCCTCCCGGACCGGCGTCTCGGGCTTCGGGACGCGGTCGGTCATCCGACGCTTGAGTTCCGCGTCGTCCCCCGCGCCCTCCTCGTAGAGGATCGCCACCGGCTCCAGCGAGGCGAGGAACTTGAAGTCGGCCTCGTCGATGCCGTCGCTGCGCATCGCCCGCCGGGCGTGGATCTCGGTGGCGTCGTCGCTTCGGTACTCCTGGACGTACTCCAGCGCGGTGATCCGGCAGAACAGTTTCTCCCCGCGGCCGGCGCTCCCGCGCCCGCCCTCGTCGGGGTAGGGCACGAGCAGGTACTTCCCGATGCGGACGTTCGGCCGGTTCGCAGCGGTGACGTACGCCCGGAGGGTGGTGTCGTCCTCGTCCTCGCCGATGCAGAGCCCCTCGGAGACGGCGACGGTGCCGATCCCCCGGTCCTCGCCGACGACCGTCGCGTCGACGGGTTCGAACGCCGCCGCGTCCCCGTCCGCGTCGTCGGCCCGGTCGGCCCCGGCCCCGTCGGCCGCGGCGTCGTCGGCCCCCTCGCCGTCGTCCGCGGCGTCGTACTCGGTGTAGTCGCCCAGATCGGCCATGTTCCCGACATGCGAGCGTTCCGATAAAACCTTTCCCACACGCCGGGGCGGTCACCCCGACCCGTGGCCTTATTCGTCTCGCCGCCGTACCGCCGGGCTATGCTACTGGTCCGCGGCCGCGCCGGTGGAACCGAGCTGACCGGCACCCTGTACGAACGGGGGGAGCGCGCCCCCTCGTTCAAGGGCGCGCCCGACGAGGACGCGCCGTACGTCTGGGTCTGCGACGAGTTCTACGAGGTCGAGAGCGGCGGGACGACACAGGAGGTAGACGGCCGCGAACTTCGGATCGCCTTCGAGTCGCCGATGCCCCGCGGGTTCGACACCCGCGAGCAGGCCCTCGAAGCCGCGAAGGACCACGTCCGGACGCAGTTCGCCCGCCTCGGCGTCGCCGGTACGGACGTGGAGGTCGAGGTTCGGAAGGAAGAGCCGGGCGCGGAAGTGTAGCCGGGGCTGACGGTCCGCCTCCGGTCCGGCGGAGCGTCGGCCGCCGTCGTCTCAGTCGAGCAGCGCCGCCGGACACACGTTACACGACTCGATTGCGTTTGCCTCCGCGTCGTAGTCGATCACGCCGGCGTCGTCCATCGCCGGCAGGTGGTTGTGGTGGAGCGCGGTCGCCGTGCGTCGAACTGTTCGGCCGTCGGCCGTGCCCGAGTCGGGCGGGGCGGCGACGGCCGCCGCCAACTCCTCTACCCCGAGCGGAACCGTCCGATCCGCGAGCGCGTCGAGCGCGAACCGGCGCTGAGGCGCCGAAAGCAGCCGGTGGCGTTCGTCCTCGGTCAGCGTCTCCGGTCCCGTCTCCTCGGCCGCGTGGGTGCTCTGTGACATGGTGAGTGTGTTGGTTCGCCGGCCGCTGCCGGCGGCTACCTGAGACGAAGCCCTTGCCCCCCGTAAGGGCTCGCTAGAACTGATTAGGTTCGGCCCGCGTCGCGAGGCTGTGGGATACTTACCGGCTGCTTCCGGGGTTACCCGGGATACCTGCCAGTTCGTCCGGATTACTCCGTTAGACGGCCGCTACTCCGCCTCCACCGGCGGAGCGTTGATAAGCGTAAGGCGCTGTTAGAGGGATATGGACACGGACGCGTTGACCGACTGCCTCCGGGAGACGCTCGCGCTCTTCGACGGGGAGGGGACGCCGCGGACGACGAGCGAGGTCGCCGACGCGCTCGACCTCGGGCGGCGGAGCACGTACGAGCGGCTGGAACGGCTCGTCGACCACGGGGAACTGGACACGAAGAAGGTGGGGGCGAGCGCCCGCGTCTGGTGGCGGCCGTCGGACGCCGGCGTGCCGGCAGCGGCCGACTCGATCGTGGAGGACGTGCTGGACGACGCCGCCGTCGGCGTGTTCGTGCTCGACGCGGCGTTCGACGTCGTCTGGAGCAACGACGCGGTCAAGCGGTACTTCGGGCTCGAGGGCGAGCGGCTGGCCGGGCGGGACAAGCGAACCCTGATCGAGGAGCGGATCGCGCCGGTCGTCGACGACTCGGCGGCGTTCGCCGGGAGGGTGCTCTCGACGTACGACGAGGGCGCGGACGCCGAGCGGTTCGAGTGCCGCGTGACCGCCGGCGAGGACCGGGAGGCGCGCTGGCTCGAACACCGCAGCAAGCCGATCACCGAGGGCGCGTACGCCGGCGGCCGGATCGAGGTGTACTACGACGTCACCGAGCGGACGCTCACCCAGCAGGCGCGCCAGCAGGAGCGAAAGCAGTTCGAGTCGCTGGTGGACGCCGTCGAGGAGTACGCCATCTTCATGCTGGACCCGGAGGGGCGGATCCGGAGCTGGAACGCCGGGGCCGAGCAGATCAAGGGGTACGACGCCGACGAGATCATCGGCGAGCACTTCTCGGTGTTCTACACGGAGCCGGACCGGTCGGCGGGCGTCCCCGAGCGCAACCTCGAGGCGGCGACGCGGGACGGGTCGGTCGAGGACGAGGGCTGGCGGGTCAGGGCGGACGGCTCCCGCTTCTGGGCGAACGTCACGATCACCGCGATCCGCGACGACGACGGGGAGCTGGAGGGGTTCGCGAAGGTGACCCGGGACATGACCGAGCGCCGGCGGCAGGAGCGTCAGGTCCGCCGCCAGCGCGACGAACTGGAGCGCGAACTCGACGACGTGTTCGACCGGATCGACGACGCCTTCGTCGGGCTGGACACGGAGTACCGGGTCACGTACGTCAGCGACCGGGCGGCGGAGCTGCTCGACCGGAGCCCCGGAGAGCTTGCCGGACACGAGGTGTTCGACGCGCTCCCGACGGTCGCCGGGACGCGGTTCGAGCAGGAGGCCGTACGCGCGATGGAGAGCCAGGAACAGCGGTCGTTCGAGGCGTACTACGGGCCGCGGGACGCGTGGTTCGAGACCACCGTCTACCCGTCCGACACCGGGCTGTCGGTGTACTTCCGGGACGTG
It encodes:
- the pepF gene encoding oligoendopeptidase F — encoded protein: MSSVPERSEIEPEYKWDLESVYADDDEWEAAYEDVAERVAELSAYEGRVTEDGETLLSVLELRDSIMRDVSKVAAYARMRRDEDTRDQEYQALTARAQSLHADAASAASFIEPEIQDRTREELTEMVEATEGLETYDHYIDDALRMKAHTRSAEVEELLAELGEVTHGTGEVYNMLTNADMEFPTVEDPDGDAVEISLSNFTTLQKRQDREFRREVYEQFYDEWATVRNAVGTAYKNSVKADVKEAQARDYDTAREAALDGPNIPEDVYDNLVDTARDNLDTLHRHADLKREALGVDELRMWDLYMPMTESESPEVTYEEAKEHVVEAVAALGDDYQSRVAEGLESRWVDVYENRGKQAGAYSGGTYDTQPFILMNYQDDISSMYTLAHELGHSLHSQYTSEEQPYVYSDYEIFVAEVASTVNEALLTHHLLDTVEDPEFRRHVLNEYLERFRSTLYRQTMFADFEHRVHQLEENDEAITADRLDELYGDLKSEFYEPAVVDDRIAREWMRIPHFYRAYYVFQYSTGISAAVALAQGILEEGEPAAERYIEFLKRGSREYPLELLRHAGVDMSSPEPVQRALDEYDEHLDEMAELI
- a CDS encoding DUF7344 domain-containing protein; this translates as MSQSTHAAEETGPETLTEDERHRLLSAPQRRFALDALADRTVPLGVEELAAAVAAPPDSGTADGRTVRRTATALHHNHLPAMDDAGVIDYDAEANAIESCNVCPAALLD
- a CDS encoding amphi-Trp domain-containing protein — encoded protein: MAQRTDATLSMNREELGNYLKRLGDEIDGEGDITVPVDNRRVRLHPSEAITCDVEVVERSSLLRGSKETVSLELSWKPKREGT
- a CDS encoding universal stress protein, giving the protein MGKRILVAYDGSPQAEDALDYALEEHADDELVVLYAIDPGEAGYGGRATTPSYPEEWYEEARANAAEILESAVDRAEAAGVDVESAIEVGGPANAIVEYAENEGIDHIVTGSHGRSGVTRILVGSVAEAVIRRSPVPVTVVR
- the pan2 gene encoding proteasome-activating nucleotidase Pan2 produces the protein MSRSPSLPDRPRLELDPEMSDEERLEALREHFAEIVEVHDELTEQLDAADDRRAELKGEVDRLERENETLKTSSLYVATVEEVSDGEVVVKQHGNNQEVLTEVSSRMGERLEAGDRVAVNDSFSVQTILDNETDARAQAMEIDDSPTVRYEDIGGIDEQVREVREAVEEPLINPGKFAEAGIEPPSGVLLHGPPGTGKTMLAKAVANETDATFIKMAGSELVRKFIGEGSRLVRDLFELAAERQPAIIFVDEIDAIAAKRTESKTSGDAEVQRTMMQLLSEMDGFDDRGNIRIIAATNRFDMLDRAILRPGRFDRLIEVPEPDHEGRVQILRIHTRDMNTADSVDFDALADRTEGYSGAEIESLTTEAGMFAIRDGRTEVRMTDFEEALDKIEDDDGAGDTVTSGGYPDYAY
- a CDS encoding DUF7113 family protein, whose product is MLLVRGRAGGTELTGTLYERGERAPSFKGAPDEDAPYVWVCDEFYEVESGGTTQEVDGRELRIAFESPMPRGFDTREQALEAAKDHVRTQFARLGVAGTDVEVEVRKEEPGAEV
- a CDS encoding ATP-binding protein, which produces MADLGDYTEYDAADDGEGADDAAADGAGADRADDADGDAAAFEPVDATVVGEDRGIGTVAVSEGLCIGEDEDDTTLRAYVTAANRPNVRIGKYLLVPYPDEGGRGSAGRGEKLFCRITALEYVQEYRSDDATEIHARRAMRSDGIDEADFKFLASLEPVAILYEEGAGDDAELKRRMTDRVPKPETPVREADDASEIKTGLKMPDDGVFLGHLSVGGEKVRTAAEPPTIDYRLKDDYEDGDPLVFRHTLVAGGTGSGKTHASKNALRQFLAEDRTYDMDDGRQARAAVVQFDPQDEYAQMHDDNPAMTDDDRRRFEREGVAHGGHDDTKALVPVVDGTSYGADHHRAEQVEFTIPFSMVRSNRWLIAGGRLNDNQFNALDVLVDRFFRQYGDGGTYEGFLSYLDDPALREELHESGRVHEATFDAVTRRVRGFGNVFDCDAPPITELVSELVRPGGLSVVPTYHINDTRATEVVVLAVSSLLIDQKLSNAPTYDRIKETPLVVGMDEAHNFLTDADSVQARKVIGKFTEAAKQGRKERLGLFLITQDPQDVADPVFKQINTTVVLNLGDEDAISSVNIPSNLEGKVPYMEKGQMVVYSPDNSEPVELIGLSTCVTKHGRE